In Desulfosoma sp., the sequence GTATTCGAAGAGGATCGTAGCCCTGTTGTCGAAGAGCGCGACGCAATCGGTCCAAATCCGCCGTATTGTCCGCCAAGGAAGGCGCCGAAGTGTGGACCACACGGCGCACCACCAAGGGATCCAATCGAAGCCAGTCGGCTATGATATCTTCGTGCGGCATGGATTCGTGCATGCTCTCCCTCACTGTCCTTTAAATCATGGCCTGATGGAGCAAGGGGCCTTTAAAGCGTAGAAGTTTTTTCCGCCACGCGTCCTAGCAAAGTCTTCGGTCGTCTTCAACGAGGATTTTCCAGCCAGTGAATGGGCCGAAAGCCCATAACATTCACCACATACTCCACAAAACCGCATACCAACAGATCCGAAAGGCACAATTTTAAGGCCTTATCCAAAGATTCCAAGGCGTCCATAACGTGAGGGCTGGGTTCCATATTAAACCTTACGGCATGCTCGTTTTGAAAATGATCAGGTCGGCACCAGTGGGGTGGCGATAAACTGAAGTGAATGCGGCATGCCAGAGGGCGATACTTGTAAAGGCTGCACAAGCCGGCGTCGAGAAAGGGACAGGGGACCTTGAGTCGATGGTATCGATGGAGACGCCCCGCCATGTTCTCTTCCAAGGAAATGGCAGCGGTATCGGAACAATCCCATCGGCGGATTTCTTCCCATAGCTCCAGGCGTTCCATGCAGCGGCGAAACATGCGATCCAG encodes:
- a CDS encoding YkgJ family cysteine cluster protein, encoding MKRQAIQNPLEFCALSAEVQETLRHYEDRVTSLLHLARDALVPALWEKQRSLPKIFLTHFEKAFLVYDQSLRFVVSHLHRAGWTVTCAPGCSHCCTQLPSGLTGVEILYLYQGACSVGILDRMFRRCMERLELWEEIRRWDCSDTAAISLEENMAGRLHRYHRLKVPCPFLDAGLCSLYKYRPLACRIHFSLSPPHWCRPDHFQNEHAVRFNMEPSPHVMDALESLDKALKLCLSDLLVCGFVEYVVNVMGFRPIHWLENPR